The DNA window GGCGGCCAGCGCGGCGCCGGTTCCCGCGGGAATGGTCGAATGTGAAATCCCGGCCGCGACCTGGGCGGTTTTTCCCTGCGTCGGCCCGGCGCCCGCCGCCTTTCAGGAGTTATACCGGCGATTTTATACCGAATGGCTTCCGGTGTCCGACTATGCCTATACCAACGGGCCCGACCTGGAAGTCTATACTGATGCGGCTATCACGGCGCCAACCTATCAATGCGAGTTGTGGATGGCGGTAACCAAAAAATGAGGTGATCCCATGAACTTTGAAATGACCGTCCGGGCCGTCGAGCCCGTCACCGTGGCGGCCATGCGCTACCAGGGCCCTATCGCCGGGGCGGCGAAACAATTTCCCATCGTGTTCCGGGCCATTCGTGGCCGGGCGAACGGCGCGCCTTTTTTCCATTATTACCGGATGGACCCCGAATCCCATACGGCGGAGCTGGAATTGTGCGTCCCCACCGCCGCGACCCCCGACCGGCAGGGGGTCTTCATCCAAGATCTGCCCGGCGCGCAGGCTCTCTGCCTGACCCATATCGGACCCTACGCGGAGTTGCCCCTGGCCTACGCCGCGATGCACCGGGCCATCCGGGAGCGGGGCCTGCCGGTCCAGGGGCCCTGGCGGGAGGTCTTCATCAAAGGGCCGGGGCTGTTCCTGAAGGGGGATCCCAAGCAGTACATCACGGAAATCATCTTCCCACTGAAAGAGGCGTGAAACATGCTGGCAATCGAGATCGAGGACCTGGTCAAAGAGTACCGCAACGGCGTCAGGGCCTTGGACCGCCTGAGTCTGCGGGTGAACGCGGGCGAGATCTTCGCCCTGCTGGGGCCGAACGGCGCCGGAAAGTCCTCCCTGATTCACATTCTGACCACTTATTCCAAACCCAGCTCCGGCAAGGTAACGATGCTGGGGAAGGATTTACGACGCGCGCCCGGGGAGATCCGGCGCCAGATCGCTTGCGTCGCGCAGCAGGTCTCCATCGACTCCCATCTGTCGCTGATGGAAAACCTGCTCTTCCAAAGCAGGCTCTACAAGGTGGACGCCAAAACCGCGCACCAGCGCATCCGGACCCTAATCGACAGCTTCGGGCTCTCCCCCTACCTGCGATATCCCACCGCCAGTTATTCGGGCGGGGTGAAGCGCCGGCTGGATTTGGCGATGAATATGGTCTCCCTGCCCCGGATCCTGTTTCTGGACGAACCCACGGTGGGCATGGATGTCGACTCCCGCAAGGCCATGTGGGAAATGCTGCTCCGGATCCGCGACGATTTCGGGACCACCATCTTTCTCACCACCCATTACCTTGAGGAAGCCGACCGGCTCAGCGACACGATCTGCATCATGAAGCGCGGCCGGGAGGTGGCGCGGGGAACTCCGGCCAGCCTGCGCCGTTACACCCGGCAAAACCTGCTCCGCCTGGGCTTCGCAGGGGCCGAGCAGGCCCGCCGTTGCCAGGCGGCCCTGGAGCAAAGCGGTCTGGCCACATCCGCCAGCCTGCGGCATGATTCGGTTTTGGTGGACGTGGCCGACGGCCGGACCGCCATTTCCGCCGTGAACCGGTGGCTTTTGGAGCAGCGGCTGGATTTCACGGCAATCGAGATTGTCGAGCCGAGCCTGGAAGATGTCTTTTTGGCCCTGACCGGGCCGGCGCGGCAAGAAAGCGAGGCATGAGATGTTCAACATCCTATGGCGCAACTTGAAGTGGCGTTTTCAAAACCCCATCTCGATCGGGATGACCATCGTGCAACCCCTGCTCTGGCTGGCCTTGTACGGCGCCGTCGCCGGGCCCGCCCTGGGAAGCATGGCCGGGGGCAACTACACCGCCTTCATCCTGCCCGGGATCATGGTTCTGGTGACTTTCTCCTGTTGCTGCAGCGGCGGCATGATCAATTACATCATGAAAGCCTCGGGCAGCTTTTACCGGATCTTGATCGCGCCGGTGAGCCGGAGCGCCATTCTGCTCGGACAGATGCTGGAGGCCATCCTGCTGTCGCTGCTGGAGAGCGCGGTCCTGTTCGGGGTGGGTCTCCTCTGCTCCGTCCAGGTGGCCTCGGGCCTCCCCGGGATTATCCTGATGATCCTGCTCATCTTCTTGGCCGGCTTTTTCATGGCGGGTCTCGCCTACTCCATCAGCCTGTGCCTGCCCAATGAAGTGATCTATGAAACCGTGATGAATACCATCGTGCTGCCGGTCTTTTTCGTCAGCACCGCGCTTTTCCCGCTGGAGAAAAGCGCCGGGGCCCTGCGGGTGGCGGTGATGCTCAATCCCTTCACTCACATCATTAACGCCCTGCGGAGCCTGATCTACGGCAAGACCATCCTGGCGGCCGAAGTTTTGCCGGTGATCGGCCTCTTTGCGCTGCTGGGCCTCGGCGGCTTTGCCCTGGCCTTCAGGAGGCTGAAGCGGGAAACGGCCTGCTGATGAAAGACGCGCCCGGAACGCCGTTTCCGGGCGCCGCCGTCCTCCCGCCGCGGCTGATGTAACCGCCGCGACCGGTCCGACACTTCCTTTTGCGACTTAAGTACTACCTTTTTTAAATAAAGCAACTGCGGCGCCCGCCGCCGCATCATCTTTTGTGGATAAAGCACTTGCTTTTGTGAACGCAGTTCCATCTTTTCCAAACGAAGCAGTATCTTTTGTGAATAACGCAACTGCGGCGAAGGCCGCCATTGTTGCTTCCGGGGATGGAGCAGTTGCTGGGGCGTCTCAAGCGCTTGGTTGGGCGGCCGGAGGAAATCCGGCCGCCGCTCCGCTCCTCCGCGCGGGAATGATTGATCATAAAGAAAAGGCCGCCTGAGAACAGGCGGCCTTGGGTTGCGAAACATGATTTACCGGGTTGCCGTGGCAACCTTGCGGCTGAGCTTTTTCCGCTCCTGCCAGTCCTTGTAGACGGCCCAGATCGGGCTGGCCACAAAGATCGAGGAGTAGGTCCCGGAGGTGATGCCGACGATCAGCGCGAAGCAGAACTCGCGGATATTCGGCACGACCAGATAAAGCACCAGAATGGCTAGGACCGTCGTAAAGCTGGTATTCAGCGAGCGGCGGAAGGTCTCCAGAATGCTGTCGTTGGCGACCTCCACAAACGGCGTATCCCTCTGCTTGTACTTGACGTTCTCGCGGATCCGGTCGAAGACCACGATGGTGTCGTTGATCGAATAACCGAGGATCGTCAGCAGCGCCGCGATCATCGTGGCGTTGACCTCTTTGCCGAAGAGCGCGAAGACTCCCATCACCAACAGCGCGTCATGCAACAGGGCGAAGATCGCCGCGAAGCCCGAAACCAGCTCGAAGCGGAACCAGATATAGATCAGCATCAGCGCCGCGGCGATCAATACCGCCGTCAGGGCGTTATTCACTAATTCCTTCCCGATGAAGGGATCGACCCGGGTGATGTCCAGGCCTTGTCCCGGACCCGGCTTGCCGTATTTGGCTTCCAGCGCCCCCAGCACGATCTCCTGCTCGGCGTCGTTCAAGAACCGGGTGTAGACCAACACCTGATGCCGCTCAACCCCGGTGGAATCGATATAATGGGTCGGCTGCGGCGCATTGAACTTGAAGTCCGGCAGATCGATCTTCTTGAGGATGGCCGTCACTTCATCCGAGGAAACATCGCGGGGCACCGGGAAATAAATCTTGGTACCGCCGGTAAAGTCGATTCCCAGGTTCAGGGGCGAGCCTTTGGTTCCCCAACCGTTGTTGGGATTGGCGAATAAGAAGAACAGGCTGAGTCCCATCGTCGCCAGGAAGATCCCGACGAACAGCCAACGATATTTCATTAAATCCATCATTGTTCCACTACCTCCTTGACCCCAAAGAATTTCGCGTACCGATCGGGATCATGGTCGATCTTCCACTCCAGGAACATCCGGGTGATATAGATTGCCGTAATCATACTGACCACGATACCGATGGCCAGGGTGACCGCAAAGCCTTGGACCGGGCCGTTGCCGAAGAAGTACAGCACTCCGGCAGCGATCAGCGTCGTGATGTTGGAGTCAAGAATGGTGACCAGCGCCCGGCCGTATCCGGCTTGTACCGCCGGACGGACCCGTTTGCCGTTCCGGATCTCGTCTTTGATCCGCTCAAAGATAATGATGTTGGCGTCGACCGCCATACCGAGGGTCAGGATGAAACCGGCCACGCCCGGCAGGGTCAGCACCTGGCGCAAGCAAGCCATCACGCCCAACAGGAACAGTCCGTATAGAATCAAGGCCGCGTCGGCCAGGATGCCCGGTAAGCTATAGAAGATCGCCATAAAGGTGATGACCAGTGCGATGCCGATAACCCCCGCCAACAAGCTCTGCTTGACGATCTCTCGTCCGAGGGTCGGAGCGACCTGAGTCGAGGAGACCACCCGCAACGAAACCGGCAGAGCGCCCGACTTCATCAGAATGGCGTCCTTCTCCACTTCTTCCTTGGTGGAGTTGCCGAAGGTAATCACGCCGGAGCCATTGGGGATCGGGTCGTTGATCACCGGGTTCATCAGCATGGATTCGTCGAGATAGACCGCCATCTGTTTCCCTACGTTTTCGGTGGTGATCTTCTCCAGTTGCTTGGCGCCTTCGCCTTTGAAGGCAAAGGCGATCACATACCCGCCTTTGCTGGCGTCATACTGAACGCGGATATCCTGCATGTCCGTACCGTCGAGCACGATCTGGTTGTTGATCCGGAAGGTCAGCCGGCCGGTGGCGGTGATCAATTCCTTCGCTTCCTGCAGGGTGCTGACGCCCGGCAGCTGCGCCACGATCCGGCCCTTGCCGTCTTTGCGGATGTCGGTCTCGCCGACGCCGCCGGATTTTTCGTTGATCCGGTTATTGATAATCGCGATCGACCGGGTCAATACCTCGTCGATATCTCCGTAATCCCTGGCGTCCTGATTGACCGCCAGCTCAACTACATTGCCCTGGTAATCCGGGGTCAGATGCAGGTTCTTGGTCTCGCCGAACTGTTCCAGCCGGTAATTGGCGGGGAAAAGTCCCAGATTCTTGACACGTTCCACGTCGCTCGGGCTGGCGAAGGTAAACTTCAAACCGTCGTAACGGTCTCCGTCGAGCACTCCCAACGGATCCACCTTGGGCTCGGTGATGCCCGCTTGTTTCATCTTGAGGACCAGCTCATCGCCGAAACGGAACAAGTTG is part of the Hydrogenispora ethanolica genome and encodes:
- a CDS encoding GyrI-like domain-containing protein — its product is MNFEMTVRAVEPVTVAAMRYQGPIAGAAKQFPIVFRAIRGRANGAPFFHYYRMDPESHTAELELCVPTAATPDRQGVFIQDLPGAQALCLTHIGPYAELPLAYAAMHRAIRERGLPVQGPWREVFIKGPGLFLKGDPKQYITEIIFPLKEA
- a CDS encoding ABC transporter ATP-binding protein, with the protein product MLAIEIEDLVKEYRNGVRALDRLSLRVNAGEIFALLGPNGAGKSSLIHILTTYSKPSSGKVTMLGKDLRRAPGEIRRQIACVAQQVSIDSHLSLMENLLFQSRLYKVDAKTAHQRIRTLIDSFGLSPYLRYPTASYSGGVKRRLDLAMNMVSLPRILFLDEPTVGMDVDSRKAMWEMLLRIRDDFGTTIFLTTHYLEEADRLSDTICIMKRGREVARGTPASLRRYTRQNLLRLGFAGAEQARRCQAALEQSGLATSASLRHDSVLVDVADGRTAISAVNRWLLEQRLDFTAIEIVEPSLEDVFLALTGPARQESEA
- a CDS encoding ABC transporter permease is translated as MFNILWRNLKWRFQNPISIGMTIVQPLLWLALYGAVAGPALGSMAGGNYTAFILPGIMVLVTFSCCCSGGMINYIMKASGSFYRILIAPVSRSAILLGQMLEAILLSLLESAVLFGVGLLCSVQVASGLPGIILMILLIFLAGFFMAGLAYSISLCLPNEVIYETVMNTIVLPVFFVSTALFPLEKSAGALRVAVMLNPFTHIINALRSLIYGKTILAAEVLPVIGLFALLGLGGFALAFRRLKRETAC
- the secF gene encoding protein translocase subunit SecF, which translates into the protein MMDLMKYRWLFVGIFLATMGLSLFFLFANPNNGWGTKGSPLNLGIDFTGGTKIYFPVPRDVSSDEVTAILKKIDLPDFKFNAPQPTHYIDSTGVERHQVLVYTRFLNDAEQEIVLGALEAKYGKPGPGQGLDITRVDPFIGKELVNNALTAVLIAAALMLIYIWFRFELVSGFAAIFALLHDALLVMGVFALFGKEVNATMIAALLTILGYSINDTIVVFDRIRENVKYKQRDTPFVEVANDSILETFRRSLNTSFTTVLAILVLYLVVPNIREFCFALIVGITSGTYSSIFVASPIWAVYKDWQERKKLSRKVATATR
- the secD gene encoding protein translocase subunit SecD, with amino-acid sequence MRQDLRWKSAILFIVVLIFAVVLSPVGKDFFKGDPIRQGLDLKGGIELLLSPDYRLGSTNLFRFGDELVLKMKQAGITEPKVDPLGVLDGDRYDGLKFTFASPSDVERVKNLGLFPANYRLEQFGETKNLHLTPDYQGNVVELAVNQDARDYGDIDEVLTRSIAIINNRINEKSGGVGETDIRKDGKGRIVAQLPGVSTLQEAKELITATGRLTFRINNQIVLDGTDMQDIRVQYDASKGGYVIAFAFKGEGAKQLEKITTENVGKQMAVYLDESMLMNPVINDPIPNGSGVITFGNSTKEEVEKDAILMKSGALPVSLRVVSSTQVAPTLGREIVKQSLLAGVIGIALVITFMAIFYSLPGILADAALILYGLFLLGVMACLRQVLTLPGVAGFILTLGMAVDANIIIFERIKDEIRNGKRVRPAVQAGYGRALVTILDSNITTLIAAGVLYFFGNGPVQGFAVTLAIGIVVSMITAIYITRMFLEWKIDHDPDRYAKFFGVKEVVEQ